The DNA window TCGGAAAGCACAGCCGGATCGCTTCCGCCTTCCATGTAGGCGTGCCAGCGGGCGAGGTTTTCGCGCCCCGCGGCGGACGGGTTCACGCAAGGTGCTCCGTGAAGAAGGCCGAGGTCCGCCCGTCGGCGATATTGGCGGCCTCCTCGTCGCGGCGCTTGCCGATTTCGGTCGCGAAGCCGTGATCGAGACCTTCGTAGTCGTGCAGCGTCACCTTCGGATGGTCGTCGAGCCCTTCGTGCATCGCTTTCTGCGTGGCCTTGTCGACGAAGCCGTCCTCTGTCGGGACGTGGAGCAGCAGCGGATTGGCGATGGCGTGCTTTTCTCCGAGCAGGCCATCGATCCCGACGCCGTAATAACCGACGCTCGCATCGATATCCGTTCGCGCCGCGGTCATGTAGGCGAGCCTGCCGCCGAGGCAATATCCGACGCAGCCGACCTTGGCGACGCCCTCCTCGCGGCGGACGAAATGGATCGTCGCCTCGATGTCCTTGATCCCCTGATCCTGGTCGAACTTGCCCATCAGATCGAGCGCCCGGTTGAATTCCGCTTCGACGTCCGGATCGAGCTCCACCCCCGGTTCGAGCCGCCAGAACAGGTCCGGCGCGATGGCGAGATAGCCTTCGGCGGCAAGCTTGTCGCATTTCTGGCGGATCCCGGTGTTCACTCCGAAGATCTCCTGGATGGCGATGATCGCCGCACGGGGCTTTTGCGTCGGGCGGGCGACATAGGCATCGAATTTGGCATCGCCTTCGAGGGTCGAAATGCTCACGGTCTCGGTCATCGCTGGCTCTCTCCTTGGGTTGGGGTACACCCCTTCAAGCAGGGCCGCTCCCATCGGTTCCACGTGAAACGCGCCATATCCATTGCGCTTGGGGCTTGGCAAACCCAAATGGGATAGGAAGCGACATGGCGGGAGGACGCCCCAGTGAAGATCAACATCGAAATCGACTGCACGCCCGAGGAAGCGCGGACCTTCATGGGCCTTCCCGACGTAAGCCAGGCGAACAGCATCTATGTCGACAATATCGCCAAGGCGATGAAGGGCGTGAGCAATCCCGACCAGTTGCAGGAATATGCCGAACGGCTCGCCCCGATGGGGCAGATGGGACTGAAACTGTTCCAGAGCTTCGTCGAAAGCGGGATGGGGCAGGGCGGCCCGCGGCGCGGGTCGTCGGGTTCGGGAGACAAGGACAAGACTTCCGACTGAAGCTCGGCGATTGCCCGGATGAACGCCAAATCCACGATCTTCGCCGTGTCGAGCGGCGCCCCTCCGGCCGCCATAGGTGTGATCCGGGTGAGCGGCCCCGAGGCGGCAGGGACGGTCGAGGCACTGTGCGGAAAGCTTCCCGAGCCGCGCCGGGCGATCCTTGCGCGGCTCAGCGATGCGAGCGGAGCGCTCCTCGACGAAGCGCTGGTGCTGTGGTTTCCGGGCCCCGGGACAGCGACGGGCGAGGATCTCGCCGAATTCCACTGCCATGGCGGTCGTGCGGTGCTCGCCGCGGTCGAGCGGGCGCTCGGCGCTTTGCCCGGCCTGCGCCCGGCCGAAGCGGGCGAGTTTACCCGGCGCGCCTTTGCCAATGGCCGGATCGACCTTGCCGAAGCGGAGGGGCTCGCCGATCTCCTCGCCGCCGAAACGGAATTGCAGCGCTCCGCCGCGATCTCGAATGCCAGCGGCGCTCTCTCGCGCAGGGTCGAGGACTGGCGCGACCGGTTGCTCGAACTTTCGGCTCAGATCGAGGCAGCGCTCGATTTCTCGGACGAGGAGGATGCGGTCGATGTGCTCGAAAGTTTCACGTGGAACATCTCTGCCCTGACCGATGAAATCCGCGATTGGCTGAACCGGCCCCGGTCCGAACGGCTGGGCGAGGGCTTCCGGATCGTGCTCGCGGGGCCTCCGAACTCCGGAAAATCTACGCTTTTCAATATATTGGTGGAAAGCGAGGCGGCGATCACTTCGCCGATCGCCGGGACCACCCGCGACGTGATCGAACGTTCGGTGGCGATCGCGGGCGTACCGTTCACCTTTGTAGATACTGCCGGCCTGCGCGAGATCGGGGCGGACGAGATCGAAGGCATCGGGATCGAGCGAGCGCGCGGGCAGCTGGGCCGGGCCGATCTTGTCCTGTGGCTGGGGGAGGAAGCGCAGGGACCCGATGGGGCGTGGGAGATAGCGCCGCGGGCCGATGCCCCCGACTTTGTCCCCA is part of the Erythrobacter litoralis genome and encodes:
- a CDS encoding dienelactone hydrolase family protein, with protein sequence MTETVSISTLEGDAKFDAYVARPTQKPRAAIIAIQEIFGVNTGIRQKCDKLAAEGYLAIAPDLFWRLEPGVELDPDVEAEFNRALDLMGKFDQDQGIKDIEATIHFVRREEGVAKVGCVGYCLGGRLAYMTAARTDIDASVGYYGVGIDGLLGEKHAIANPLLLHVPTEDGFVDKATQKAMHEGLDDHPKVTLHDYEGLDHGFATEIGKRRDEEAANIADGRTSAFFTEHLA
- a CDS encoding DUF6489 family protein; this translates as MKINIEIDCTPEEARTFMGLPDVSQANSIYVDNIAKAMKGVSNPDQLQEYAERLAPMGQMGLKLFQSFVESGMGQGGPRRGSSGSGDKDKTSD
- the mnmE gene encoding tRNA uridine-5-carboxymethylaminomethyl(34) synthesis GTPase MnmE; protein product: MNAKSTIFAVSSGAPPAAIGVIRVSGPEAAGTVEALCGKLPEPRRAILARLSDASGALLDEALVLWFPGPGTATGEDLAEFHCHGGRAVLAAVERALGALPGLRPAEAGEFTRRAFANGRIDLAEAEGLADLLAAETELQRSAAISNASGALSRRVEDWRDRLLELSAQIEAALDFSDEEDAVDVLESFTWNISALTDEIRDWLNRPRSERLGEGFRIVLAGPPNSGKSTLFNILVESEAAITSPIAGTTRDVIERSVAIAGVPFTFVDTAGLREIGADEIEGIGIERARGQLGRADLVLWLGEEAQGPDGAWEIAPRADAPDFVPKATARHRLSAETGEGLAELKQDLVAHARARLPKPGEAALNARQHARLTEAADALSAAGSMSDLLLVGEELRLARLAFDRLIGRATTEDMLDALFGRFCIGK